Proteins co-encoded in one Capnocytophaga ochracea DSM 7271 genomic window:
- a CDS encoding SusC/RagA family TonB-linked outer membrane protein, translating to MKQKYLFNVFFLLFFTIGWAQEIMVKGTVSSDEMPLPGAAVVVKGTTHGTQTDFEGNYTLTAKEGDILVFSFVGYTTQERRVTGSRPINVSLKEEANVLEEVVLTAYGGTQKKAKVTSSIASVKTEVLSTGSFSNPAQALSGAVAGLRVAQTSGSPGAAPTLVLRGGTNLDGSGSPLVIIDGQIRGGLNDINPDDIESMDILKDAGATAIYGARASNGVVLVTTKKGRLGVSSLNVKLKHGFAYMNNQVEFLNARDYLYWQRTAVRNSARVWQNASGDWKGFTNEASLSGAQPYGTGNIHFKSMTDDTVLNPNESANSYWSTMFSESLSPSQKQKLLSEGWQTMTDPITGKELIFYDFDFKKAAFRPFALTRDYSLSMTGGNDKGKYYAGLGYYNQEGLPIKSWYKRLTGTLNAEYKLKPWLTSTSNFSIAYATWYKNVNTSADDAYFGRMLSAPPTQKEKVNGQIVMGRGGADGNPRFYENIFLRDNNTNKINFGQSLRADLYKGLSLTVSGQVMFDEEYYESFNKDHQTSPGKAANNWSRTRSTSASFGRTIRQTYNSILNYKFDIKSHHFDAMAGYEYYDSYTRGLSASGSEAPTDEFEDLGLTSNKEGKRGIDSYHYGNRIKSYFGRLNYDYADKYLFSFTIRRDGYSRLINNRWGNFPAASLGWIITREEFIPDNIKRVLSFAKLRTSFGLNGNVPDKFIGDYTLQGSYGTNKYNGAVGYVIGTFPNKGLRWEKTRTFEVGLDLGFIQNRINANFTLYDRLTSDKIQSMTLPHSSGASAINTNNGSFRNRGVEIETNFRIIDKNDLHWSLAINAAYNKNTVVKLPHNGYPNNRQDAIEVYNPTTGEKEWVGGYQEGQEPGDMYAHEALGIYQNEEQVKRLADNLVDETGSKKLYGPAAWARLSDAEKEKGLPIQPGDVIWRDVNGDGKIDNYDLVKAGNIYPKWTGGINTTLSYKNIRLSARMDYALNFKQRISIGNSLPWYLGNMQGTFNTVKQVNDTWTPDNPTAKYPKYYWADQLGKRNYYRSSTMFIYEGSYLAFREIALSYNFQKDIVSKMGLDNLELSLIGQNLGYLTKAETYSPEALGQSNSGYPLPRTIILGLNLTF from the coding sequence ATGAAGCAAAAGTATTTATTTAATGTATTCTTTTTGTTGTTCTTCACAATAGGTTGGGCACAAGAGATAATGGTGAAAGGGACGGTTTCTTCTGATGAAATGCCGTTGCCAGGTGCTGCTGTAGTTGTGAAAGGTACCACACACGGTACCCAGACCGACTTTGAAGGGAACTATACCCTCACTGCAAAGGAGGGTGATATTCTTGTATTTAGCTTTGTAGGGTATACTACCCAAGAGAGAAGAGTAACAGGTAGTCGCCCTATTAATGTGTCGTTAAAGGAAGAAGCGAATGTATTGGAAGAAGTAGTGCTTACTGCTTATGGAGGTACACAAAAGAAAGCAAAAGTAACGAGTTCTATTGCTTCAGTGAAAACAGAAGTATTATCAACCGGTTCTTTTTCTAACCCTGCTCAAGCCCTTTCAGGAGCAGTGGCAGGACTCAGGGTAGCACAGACTTCAGGAAGTCCAGGAGCAGCTCCTACCTTAGTACTTCGTGGAGGTACTAATCTTGATGGTTCAGGCTCACCCCTTGTTATCATAGATGGACAAATCAGAGGGGGATTGAATGACATCAACCCCGATGATATAGAATCAATGGATATATTAAAAGATGCTGGTGCTACTGCTATTTATGGAGCAAGAGCTAGCAATGGGGTAGTATTGGTAACTACTAAAAAAGGTAGATTAGGTGTTTCGTCACTGAATGTAAAATTGAAGCACGGATTTGCTTATATGAATAACCAAGTGGAGTTTCTTAATGCACGTGATTATCTTTATTGGCAACGTACAGCGGTACGTAATAGTGCCCGTGTATGGCAAAATGCTTCAGGTGATTGGAAAGGATTTACTAACGAAGCGAGTTTAAGTGGTGCGCAACCTTACGGTACTGGTAATATACACTTCAAAAGTATGACCGATGATACGGTATTAAATCCTAATGAAAGTGCTAATTCATATTGGTCTACTATGTTCTCAGAAAGCCTTTCTCCTTCTCAAAAACAAAAACTTCTTTCAGAAGGATGGCAAACGATGACTGACCCTATTACGGGTAAAGAACTTATTTTTTATGATTTTGATTTCAAAAAGGCAGCTTTCCGTCCTTTTGCTCTTACAAGAGACTATTCGTTATCAATGACAGGAGGTAATGACAAAGGAAAATATTATGCTGGTTTGGGCTATTATAACCAAGAGGGTTTGCCTATTAAGAGTTGGTATAAGCGACTTACTGGTACTTTGAATGCTGAGTATAAGTTAAAACCTTGGCTTACTTCCACCAGCAACTTTTCAATAGCCTATGCTACTTGGTATAAAAATGTGAATACTTCTGCAGATGATGCCTATTTTGGACGTATGCTTTCAGCTCCTCCCACTCAAAAAGAAAAAGTAAATGGACAGATAGTAATGGGACGTGGTGGTGCTGACGGTAATCCACGTTTTTATGAAAATATATTTCTTCGTGATAATAATACCAATAAAATTAATTTCGGACAAAGCCTCAGGGCTGATTTGTATAAAGGGCTTTCATTAACAGTGAGTGGACAAGTGATGTTTGATGAAGAATATTATGAAAGCTTTAATAAAGACCACCAAACCTCACCAGGTAAAGCTGCTAATAACTGGAGTAGAACTAGAAGTACTTCAGCCAGCTTTGGAAGAACTATACGTCAAACTTATAATAGTATCTTAAACTACAAGTTTGATATAAAATCTCATCACTTTGATGCTATGGCAGGTTATGAGTATTACGACAGCTATACACGTGGGCTTAGTGCTTCAGGATCAGAAGCACCTACCGATGAATTCGAAGACTTAGGTTTGACTTCTAATAAAGAAGGTAAACGTGGAATAGATTCATATCATTATGGCAATAGAATCAAATCATATTTTGGACGTTTAAACTATGATTATGCTGATAAATATTTGTTTTCATTTACTATTCGCCGTGATGGATATTCTCGATTGATTAATAACCGTTGGGGTAACTTCCCAGCAGCCTCTCTGGGTTGGATTATTACTCGTGAAGAGTTTATTCCTGACAATATAAAACGAGTACTTTCGTTTGCAAAACTCAGAACCAGTTTTGGTTTGAATGGTAATGTGCCAGATAAATTTATAGGTGATTATACCTTACAAGGTTCTTATGGCACTAATAAGTACAATGGGGCAGTAGGTTATGTCATAGGTACTTTTCCTAATAAAGGACTTCGTTGGGAGAAAACGCGTACCTTTGAAGTTGGATTAGATTTAGGTTTTATCCAAAACCGTATCAATGCTAATTTTACATTGTACGATCGTTTGACAAGTGATAAGATACAGTCAATGACACTTCCACACTCATCAGGAGCTTCTGCTATCAATACTAATAATGGGTCTTTCAGAAACAGAGGAGTAGAGATAGAAACCAACTTCCGGATTATTGATAAGAATGATTTGCATTGGAGTTTAGCGATAAATGCTGCTTATAACAAAAATACGGTAGTAAAACTACCTCATAACGGTTACCCTAATAATAGGCAAGATGCTATTGAGGTCTATAATCCTACCACAGGTGAAAAAGAATGGGTAGGAGGTTATCAAGAAGGACAAGAGCCTGGTGATATGTATGCTCACGAAGCGTTAGGTATATACCAAAATGAAGAACAAGTAAAACGCTTGGCTGATAATTTGGTTGATGAAACCGGATCTAAAAAACTATACGGACCTGCCGCTTGGGCAAGACTAAGCGATGCTGAAAAAGAAAAAGGACTTCCTATCCAGCCTGGAGATGTAATTTGGAGAGATGTGAATGGAGATGGTAAAATTGATAATTATGATTTAGTGAAAGCTGGTAATATTTACCCTAAATGGACAGGAGGTATCAATACTACCTTAAGTTATAAAAATATCCGACTCTCTGCCCGTATGGACTATGCGCTCAACTTTAAACAGCGTATCTCAATAGGTAACTCATTACCTTGGTACTTAGGTAATATGCAAGGTACTTTTAACACTGTTAAACAGGTAAATGATACTTGGACACCTGATAACCCTACTGCTAAATATCCTAAATATTATTGGGCTGACCAGCTTGGTAAACGTAATTACTACCGCAGTTCAACAATGTTTATTTATGAAGGAAGTTACTTAGCCTTCCGTGAGATAGCTCTTAGCTATAATTTCCAAAAAGATATAGTGAGTAAAATGGGACTTGATAATTTAGAACTATCTTTGATAGGTCAAAACTTAGGTTACCTTACTAAAGCCGAAACTTACTCTCCTGAGGCTTTAGGGCAATCAAACTCAGGCTATCCATTGCCAAGGACTATTATCTTAGGATTGAATCTAACCTTTTAA
- a CDS encoding phospho-sugar mutase: MKSIETAKMWLSDTFDAETRNKVQALIDGNPDELNEAFHKNLEFGTGGMRGIMGIGTNRINKYTLGKNTQGLSNYLKKCFPNQEIKVAIAHDCRNNSKKFAKIVADVFAANGIKVFLFSDLRPTPELSFTVRYLGCQAGIVLTASHNPPEYNGYKVYWEDGGQTVPPEDGDIMKAIEAIDFKDIKFNADESLIHYIDKELDNAFAEASIKHGDFNAPEKDKLKIVFTSLHGTSITMVPDVLKRAGFTNVHIVEEQAVPDGNFPTVKSPNPEEPEALTLALKKADEIGADIVIGTDPDCDRIGIAVRDLHGKMVLLNGNQTMVMMTDFLLAQQSKRGFKGNEFVASTIVSTPMVHAIANAYKVQYKEGLTGFKWIAKMIKDFSKLTFIGGGEESFGYMVGDFVRDKDAVTATLLACEIAAFAKAKGSSFYKELLHAYTKYGFYKEYLISLVKKGISGSEEIAKMMKDLRENPLKEINGEKVTLICDYQSSKAFHPLTGKVEDIDVPKSNVLIYHTDKGTRVAARPSGTEPKIKFYFSVNTSLSSVDAFEATQKVLDSKIQKIVEELKLK; encoded by the coding sequence ATGAAAAGTATTGAAACAGCAAAAATGTGGCTTTCTGACACTTTTGATGCAGAAACCCGCAACAAGGTTCAAGCCCTCATCGACGGAAATCCCGATGAGCTCAACGAAGCCTTTCACAAGAACTTAGAGTTCGGTACTGGTGGTATGCGTGGTATTATGGGAATTGGTACTAACCGAATCAACAAATACACGTTAGGCAAAAACACCCAAGGATTGAGCAACTACCTCAAAAAATGCTTCCCTAACCAAGAGATTAAAGTGGCTATCGCTCACGACTGTCGCAACAACTCTAAGAAGTTTGCCAAAATAGTAGCCGATGTGTTTGCGGCTAATGGCATAAAAGTATTCCTCTTCTCTGACCTCCGTCCTACCCCAGAGCTTTCGTTTACAGTACGCTACTTAGGCTGTCAAGCGGGTATCGTGCTTACCGCCTCTCACAACCCCCCAGAATACAACGGTTATAAAGTGTATTGGGAAGACGGCGGACAAACCGTACCGCCCGAAGACGGTGATATTATGAAAGCTATTGAAGCAATTGACTTCAAAGACATCAAATTCAACGCCGATGAGAGTCTTATTCACTACATCGACAAAGAACTTGACAATGCTTTTGCCGAAGCATCTATCAAACACGGAGACTTCAATGCTCCTGAGAAAGACAAGCTAAAAATTGTATTTACTTCTTTGCACGGAACGTCTATCACTATGGTTCCCGATGTGCTCAAACGCGCTGGCTTTACCAATGTACACATCGTAGAGGAACAAGCTGTACCTGATGGTAATTTTCCTACCGTAAAATCACCTAACCCCGAAGAGCCCGAAGCTCTTACGTTGGCACTCAAAAAAGCAGACGAAATAGGAGCTGATATCGTAATAGGTACCGACCCCGATTGTGACCGAATAGGTATAGCCGTTCGCGACCTTCACGGCAAAATGGTGCTACTTAACGGTAACCAAACAATGGTAATGATGACCGACTTTCTCTTGGCACAACAAAGCAAAAGAGGCTTTAAAGGCAACGAGTTTGTAGCTTCTACTATTGTTTCAACTCCTATGGTTCACGCAATTGCTAATGCATACAAAGTGCAATATAAAGAAGGACTCACAGGCTTTAAATGGATTGCCAAAATGATTAAAGATTTCTCTAAGCTTACTTTCATAGGCGGTGGAGAGGAAAGCTTCGGTTATATGGTTGGTGATTTCGTACGCGATAAAGATGCCGTAACTGCGACCCTATTGGCTTGTGAGATTGCTGCATTTGCTAAAGCTAAAGGCAGTTCGTTCTACAAAGAATTGCTACACGCTTATACCAAATACGGATTCTACAAAGAGTACCTCATTTCCTTAGTGAAAAAAGGCATTTCGGGCTCAGAAGAGATTGCTAAGATGATGAAAGACTTGCGCGAAAATCCGTTGAAGGAAATTAACGGAGAAAAAGTAACGCTAATTTGCGATTACCAATCGTCTAAGGCATTCCACCCACTTACTGGCAAAGTAGAAGATATAGACGTTCCTAAATCGAATGTACTCATCTACCACACCGATAAAGGCACTCGTGTGGCAGCGCGCCCCAGCGGTACAGAGCCTAAGATTAAGTTTTATTTCAGTGTAAATACATCTTTGAGCAGTGTAGACGCTTTTGAAGCAACTCAAAAGGTTTTGGATAGCAAAATCCAAAAGATAGTAGAAGAGTTGAAGCTAAAATAG
- a CDS encoding RagB/SusD family nutrient uptake outer membrane protein yields the protein MKVLKYITIIAGLLFTVSCNDLDLVPKDYNGSGNFWKNEAQIVGAIEGVHNQFRSNDFNYWIMGEARGGTMVPGGTSSLEQNIYYSDIKIQNFSAQNPNNSSWFDFYGKIFNINNAIKNILEANYLTETNKNYYLGQMYGMRAWYYFWLYRTYGGVPIKTGTEILDKTPSSGKELFTPRSTPKATLDFIKTDINNSEKYFTDSNRVNNFDRIHWSYYATLMLKAEIYLWSAKVTTGDQVPSASDLDTAKEALDKVASSGKFSLLPNYADVFAYNKKQNNEIIFAMAFLENEASTPFNSFMYYPPNFINKYDETGKAFPNNDPLKIQSGFLFNEYKFELFQAFDATDTRRATTFLSFYSNAAKTQGRGIALIKYIGFINSANTRVFSDDIPVYRYADVLLMYAEIANKQGSDPSTYINQIRQRAYGSNYTSANAYTHTNFADGELAILKERDKEFVAESKRWFDVRRLQDASGKPLVFSKEASYGTVAGNVEPILNQNTEAHKLLWPINSDIISRDTLVTQTPGYK from the coding sequence ATGAAAGTTTTAAAATATATAACAATTATCGCAGGACTATTGTTTACAGTCTCTTGTAATGATTTAGACCTTGTTCCAAAGGACTATAACGGTAGTGGTAACTTCTGGAAAAATGAAGCCCAAATAGTAGGGGCTATCGAGGGAGTACATAACCAATTTAGAAGCAATGATTTTAACTATTGGATAATGGGTGAAGCACGTGGAGGTACTATGGTGCCCGGTGGTACATCATCATTAGAGCAGAATATATATTATTCGGATATAAAAATACAGAACTTTTCTGCTCAAAATCCTAACAATAGTTCTTGGTTTGACTTTTATGGAAAGATTTTTAATATTAACAATGCTATTAAGAATATTCTAGAAGCCAATTATTTAACTGAAACCAATAAGAATTATTATTTAGGGCAAATGTATGGAATGCGTGCGTGGTACTATTTTTGGCTTTACAGAACCTATGGGGGTGTACCCATTAAAACTGGAACTGAAATATTAGACAAGACACCTAGTAGTGGTAAAGAATTATTTACGCCTCGCAGTACTCCAAAAGCTACTTTAGATTTCATAAAGACCGATATTAATAACTCTGAAAAATATTTTACAGATTCTAACAGAGTGAATAATTTTGATAGAATACATTGGTCATATTATGCCACCTTAATGCTGAAAGCTGAGATTTATCTTTGGTCAGCCAAAGTCACTACCGGTGACCAAGTTCCTTCTGCATCTGATTTAGACACTGCAAAAGAAGCATTAGACAAGGTAGCTAGTTCAGGTAAATTTAGCCTTTTGCCTAACTATGCTGATGTATTTGCTTACAATAAAAAGCAAAATAATGAGATTATATTTGCAATGGCTTTTTTAGAAAATGAAGCAAGTACTCCGTTCAACTCATTTATGTATTACCCGCCCAATTTTATCAATAAATACGATGAAACTGGGAAAGCTTTTCCTAATAACGACCCCTTGAAGATTCAGTCAGGGTTCTTATTCAATGAGTATAAATTTGAATTGTTTCAGGCTTTTGATGCTACTGATACCCGTAGAGCTACTACATTCCTATCGTTCTACTCTAATGCAGCTAAAACACAAGGGAGAGGGATAGCTCTCATCAAATATATAGGCTTTATAAACTCAGCGAACACTCGTGTTTTCTCTGATGATATACCTGTATACCGCTATGCCGATGTACTGTTGATGTATGCTGAGATAGCTAATAAGCAAGGCTCTGACCCCTCTACTTATATCAACCAAATTAGACAGAGGGCTTATGGTTCAAATTATACTTCAGCTAATGCGTATACACATACTAACTTTGCTGATGGTGAGTTAGCTATCTTGAAAGAACGTGATAAAGAGTTTGTAGCCGAATCTAAACGCTGGTTTGATGTTCGCCGTCTACAAGATGCCTCTGGTAAACCTCTTGTATTTTCAAAAGAGGCAAGTTATGGTACAGTGGCAGGCAATGTAGAGCCTATACTGAACCAAAATACAGAAGCACATAAGCTACTTTGGCCTATCAATTCTGATATTATCAGCAGAGATACACTCGTTACTCAAACCCCTGGTTACAAATAA
- a CDS encoding carboxypeptidase-like regulatory domain-containing protein — MRLWFFILLLMSPLLMRGQEMTRIRGKIFYNNAPLEGVHIQNIDNQHYTTTDAEGSFSIDATKGQSLKATYVGKKTLYHSLTQVDLQRLVVLKMADITIALEEVSVTEKPKITAQSLGILQHTPKERTWEEKRKYANTDILQIDKFSLYKLLVGNVSFNFNAIINHLNGKAKIIKQQVINEKNLRVAHYIVNEMGNYLKNEHHLTEEEIGTLAFYVMEKPEAHRLVERKDNKQLEFMLYEWWNELTNLQKEETKKNVNN; from the coding sequence ATGAGATTATGGTTTTTCATATTATTGCTGATGAGTCCGCTTTTGATGAGGGGGCAAGAAATGACGCGTATCAGAGGAAAGATATTCTACAACAATGCGCCTTTGGAAGGGGTGCATATTCAAAACATAGACAACCAGCACTATACTACTACCGATGCTGAGGGGTCTTTTTCGATAGACGCTACCAAAGGACAGAGCTTAAAAGCTACGTATGTAGGCAAGAAAACACTTTACCACAGCCTTACACAAGTGGATTTACAGCGACTGGTTGTTTTAAAAATGGCTGATATTACCATTGCATTAGAAGAAGTGAGTGTTACTGAAAAACCTAAGATTACTGCTCAGAGTTTGGGTATTTTACAACATACTCCAAAAGAACGCACTTGGGAAGAGAAACGGAAGTACGCTAATACAGATATTCTTCAAATAGACAAATTCTCCCTCTACAAACTACTAGTAGGAAATGTGAGTTTTAATTTCAATGCAATTATCAACCACCTGAACGGAAAGGCAAAGATTATAAAGCAACAAGTTATCAATGAAAAGAACCTAAGGGTGGCACATTACATCGTAAATGAGATGGGCAACTACCTCAAAAATGAACATCACCTAACGGAAGAAGAAATAGGCACCTTAGCTTTCTATGTAATGGAAAAACCCGAAGCACATCGGCTTGTAGAGCGAAAAGACAACAAGCAATTAGAATTTATGTTATACGAATGGTGGAATGAATTAACTAATTTACAGAAAGAAGAAACAAAAAAAAATGTTAATAATTAA